Part of the Mya arenaria isolate MELC-2E11 chromosome 8, ASM2691426v1 genome, gagaaaaaaacaagattGCAGAATgaaatatgtagaaaaatacagaaaaagcgaaacaatgtttcaaaattgaacatttacCGTATCTAGGTCAATACCAAAGTTAGAACAAGTGAAATATGAAGTATAGTATGGTAAGAATGAAACTAATTTGGGCGAAAATTTCAAGTTACGCTTGCGTTACTCCTGTGTTATTTATGAGTAACTCCTTCATATCAACAGACCTGCGACATACTTACGAATTCgtttcaaatataacaaatataataatagcaCTAATAAAGCAAATGTCTTTATTGTGttagtatttttaataaaggcaTTTCATGAGTTTTCACAGCATGGTGTTGATATGCGTCTCTGTGAAGTTCTAACGAGATGGTTGATGTGGTTGCGTATTATGCCAGTTGTGGACATAACGCATCAGCTTTGCTTTTATGTTTGCTGTTAATATTTCACCGGGTAAATTGCAATGTCGTTTTGAAACCGTTTGGTTGTGCTGATTGCGAATAGTGACAACCTTTaatggtatacatatattattagcATTTGCCAAGTGAGTAGTAGACTATTCAGCGTCAGAAAATGATACTTGTGTAAATGAGATTTTACACACGATGTGTGCAAACATTACCAAAGAAAACTATATATAACGCatgaatttatttcaattttacgatCAAATCATGCTCAATCTTAAAAGGGAAGAGACCTTGTATTGCAATTAAATAGTCTAGTCAATGATATATGCACAATAAGTACGTGCGGTAGTTCAGAGCTTCCTTTAAAATGCAAACCGAAAATGTACTCAagaactgttgttgttttttcaaatcgTCTGATAGTACAATGTCGTGTATAAAATACTTACCGTGCCAGTAGTTGTCATGTTGCCTCATGATTTTACTATATTCAGTACATAGTGTCTGCGTTCTGCCAATTTTAAGGATTGTTTTAATGCCGTTTAATGTTTGGTCCACATGTTAGACTTTCATCCTCTATACGTAGTTGACGGTCTAGTAATATAGACGTCAATGTTATTTCGCGTGTAAATCGGTCAATTAACTATGGAACACTTTTCTATAGGGAAATTATGTAGTGGACAATAGCCTACAAGGAGTAAACATATAATCTTAATGCGATTTACCTCAAACATTGTTCTCAAATGATACATATCAGGGAATAGAAATGACTcaacacatataaaatatgaataacgCATAAACATGATTCAAAATATGCATGCACGATCGTTGTTATAACAGTTTATCTAAATACAGTGACCTTATTCTTTTACTACAAATTCAAATGtacacataaaacaaaatcgaaatttaaacactatttcaattgaatattattCAATTATCACAGCCTTCTTTACCTACTAATCACGAAAcgtatatatcattttatcaatttaaatatatataaatatatataaatatgttgtttcatgccataagtaacattttataaaatgaacgAAGATGACACCAAGTGTAAGTATTTGAGAATATTTCGACTTTAATTCCGTCAATATGATTCCTTTCGTGCTTTTTTTACCCAGTTACAAAAGCGCTACAAACATATTTGAGCGTAGTATCACAGTTTTGTGGAAACATAATAATGGATTTCCCATTCAAAGCAAGTGCGTCtttacatttaaacaacacATCTCTAAAGAACCTGTCTACAGAAATTTACAGCTTATCATACCTGCATAAGAGGCTTGCCCTTATGTTACAGTTACAATAGCCGTTTGATTTCACCTCATTATTGCAATATTATGATCGAATAAGAACCTTTCCAATATATTCAGAgcaaataaaagtgaaaattaCTGTCTGTAACAACAAACTTGGCAATATGTCCAAGAAGTAACCCGAAGTTGCTTGCGCATACAGAATGTATCCTGGCCGTACTATGAGTAAGACAATAGTAATGTATAAAAGAACGGCAACCATGTCGATTAAAACACATTCAGTCACTATGTTGGACAAATAAACACCTCAGTAAGGCTTTtacttttgaattttcgactagTTGCATGTCTCTGTATTTCTGATTGTAAAAATGGCGTAGATTGCATTGTGTCTCTTTCAAGCAGTGTGATGTCGAGCAGAGAGTATCCGGCTACGATGTAAGATTTGATAGatcttgtaaatatttttatttcaagatgaataataaaatcataattcaaataaatttatacataagTTAGCATACCCGTTTGTTTTGTCCTGTTCCTGCAAAGAGCAACCAGCACGGTGAACATGACGGGTAGGTATATCACTAAATATTCCACCAGAATAGCCCATCTTTCCTCGTAAACGTTTTTCTGACACACGAACAAGAATACGGTAAAGTGCTGACTTCCATATGTCCCAAGCGTCTCAAGCGAATGTTGTGTAACTGGAAGTGGGCTATTTTGCGGCACAATCTTGATTACGGAAAAACTTCCTGTGATGATGCAACCAAGTGTGCCTGCGTATGCTAGACACGAAGACATCGACCGTTTAAAGTTCTGAGCAAAAACATAATGCACGATTAACACGAGCACAACCCCGTTGGCAAACGCCTCCGTCATCGAGTAATCCAAGCACGAGTCGACGCTCGGAGGTCCCTGTTGTACGCGTCTTTTCATGTAATTTTCAGCAATTGTCAACATGCGCACGCTTGCGATCAGATGGAAAAATCCAGAGAGCACCACTGCGACCAGCGTCGTGGTATTTCGGCAGTACTTCCGCATTAAGACTAGATGACCGACACAGATGGCGCCGGCCATGAGGGCCGTGAATATCAAGCCGCTCTGAAAGAGCTGAAAGATGAACATCACATGACTAAGGTCGTCAGTCTGCTGAGATGCATGAAGGGTGGTGCCCTGACCCATGTATACTGTCTGTAATGAAATAACCAACGAACTTTATAGGTATACAACGTATGGTCCAGTTTCAAGTCAAATGATAACCAAGCGCCAATGAAACTGTAAACACACATTAATATTCGAAACAGTTCGCATGTATCAGTTATTAAGGTTTGTGTGTTAAACTTACCATCCGTTCGTGAGTGTTTATATCCGTTCATATTGTTAATACAATAATCGACTGAAAGATTACAGCcgattaaatatttaaaacggcATAATTATAAACGttcaaaaactattttcaatacTTAGTTAAGTTACTTtggtatttaaatgtaaacatcaaTGCATTGTAGACATCAATGCAATTTGAGTGTTATTGAAATAGTTGGAAATATGATACCTTTAACAGTAACCCAAGCTTTTTAAAGCGAATTTATTTGCGATGCAATTAGGATTCCAGTAGTATATATTATTATCCGGATAGaatataacacttttaaaacacaatttaccGATTAAAACAGAACCAAATTAATAGATTTTTCTCGTTCACGTAAACTTCGATAACGTGGATAAGTTATTTTCTAATTTGAGCAAGGCAGGACAAGATCTGCACGAACGTTAGTCGTATCAAAACCAAACGTAGCAAAAACGTTTCCAGCTTTCTTAtttgatgttattattttattaagtcGGATTTTGGAAGATTGTAAAAGCATGTAAGTTTCAAATAGATAAACCAACAAACAACTTGATTACGAGCAATTATgcaattcatgtttttattcctAAAATATCAATGCGCTGCGCCACAGGATgaggtaaaaaagtaaaaataaagttatttattttgcattgttcCGTAATACATTCATTAACTTTCCTTAAAAGCTTAAACAAGATACTGCAAGAAACAGGTTTATTACTTGCAGTCATACAATTCATAAATTAATCAATTTCAGCGTTCTGCTCCTCGCGGTCgtgaaaaaaagatatttggaacattatttcattgttattttttttatatccgTCAAACAACGATATATATggagaaaatgaaaaatatagcaaaatatatcaattcCATATAAGGGCCCAGTAGAGGTCTAGGAAGTTTTATCAACAAAGTGCATAACCAAGTGAAAGACCTTGGCTTCAAACCATATGAGAAGTTGTAGAATTATTGTGTTGTACCGGTCGTGGATTTTTGTAGCTCAGTCTGGGGAATCAAGCAGTTGCAACCCTCAGACAAAGACCACAATTGCGCAATGAGATACAACATTGGCGTACATAGATTCGCCCTAGTTCCCACGCTTACTGGCGACACAGGACGGATCCCAACCCGTTACCACCGATGGATCAACATGCTACGCCGCTGGAACAGGCTCGTGCTTAAGGACCGAAACAGACCGTGTGCCCAGACGTTTGAAATGGACTATTACAGTTGTTTATGCCATTGGTCAAGCGAGGTAAATGAGATCATGACACACATAGGGCAAACAGACAGTTTTGATGTCAAATCACCTGTTGATCTCTCAAATTTACAACATCTTGTGCGGAAccattaaataaacatttggtCAACGGAGGTTAGTTCTATTCCGAAATTGAGAACGTAAACAGTGTTCAAGCCGATTGCTATTTGAACTTTGGCACAGTTATGCACTGgtatattatattttagaaTCGAAACCGGGCGGTATCTATTTAAACCTGCAGATACAAGACGTTGTAGGCTATGAGATGCCTAAGAAGCTGAGAATGAGTGTCATTAGTATTAAAATGCGCATTGTATACTAAAACAAGAACTTTAGTCTTGTGATTTCTGAATATCATTTCATTAATCTTACTTACATTGAAGAATAAGCGTTTCCGAATCGTCGAACCAATCGTTCCAGTTAGATCGCTCGTGAACAGTAGCCCTCGGGACCTGCAGGCGTACGTTTACCATTTTAGCTACCGTTCAATTACTTTCTACAAAGGAAGCCTTACAGTTTTAAGTTatcaacaatgtttttgtttgtgtaccGTACTGGTATATGTGTTTTGTGCATTAAAACTTTCTGTGTGAATATTAATAAAGTtgaatttttattcaaatggtAATAGAATAATACTATCAGTCATGTTTCCccggtccggatagaaaaatccgacccgagggcacctgcgttgccctGTTatgaggcttgccgagttaccggctacgcaacgtgcccgagggtcgaatgtttctatccggaacggacacgcatgatatttatttattctagcataccttaaataacattttttgttaagaaaatacaaaaaacaataacgcatttttgtacatttcaccaaaaagcgcgtggcgatgatgtttactgacgtatTGGTgcgcaataatttgtatttactacatacgtcaataagttccttcgatatcacgtcttttaagggttattttgttttgttttgtaggtatattttttagtaaagttaatgttaatggaactcatctatagaaatcttataattatgattgcataaagtgtataataaaagaaatagaaagtaTTACATCTGCGTGCCCATCTGGCATGGGaagatgccagatggagttttcaaGCAAGGCTAAATTCACCGGAAATTGAACAAACTGCAGTCGAAAGCAAGAATcggaataccattttcttttagtATTCCCAAAATTCCGGGATATAGGTAAACAATTCCATAAACCATACTGTTGCCAATGGCCTAATATACACAAGTT contains:
- the LOC128243885 gene encoding uncharacterized protein LOC128243885 isoform X1, encoding MTVYMGQGTTLHASQQTDDLSHVMFIFQLFQSGLIFTALMAGAICVGHLVLMRKYCRNTTTLVAVVLSGFFHLIASVRMLTIAENYMKRRVQQGPPSVDSCLDYSMTEAFANGVVLVLIVHYVFAQNFKRSMSSCLAYAGTLGCIITGSFSVIKIVPQNSPLPVTQHSLETLGTYGSQHFTVFLFVCQKNVYEERWAILVEYLVIYLPVMFTVLVALCRNRTKQTAGYSLLDITLLERDTMQSTPFLQSEIQRHATSRKFKSKSLTEVFICPT
- the LOC128243885 gene encoding uncharacterized protein LOC128243885 isoform X2 — protein: MLFQSGLIFTALMAGAICVGHLVLMRKYCRNTTTLVAVVLSGFFHLIASVRMLTIAENYMKRRVQQGPPSVDSCLDYSMTEAFANGVVLVLIVHYVFAQNFKRSMSSCLAYAGTLGCIITGSFSVIKIVPQNSPLPVTQHSLETLGTYGSQHFTVFLFVCQKNVYEERWAILVEYLVIYLPVMFTVLVALCRNRTKQTAGYSLLDITLLERDTMQSTPFLQSEIQRHATSRKFKSKSLTEVFICPT